From Haloarcula sp. CBA1127, a single genomic window includes:
- a CDS encoding ubiquitin-like small modifier protein 1, translated as MQIELRFFANFREAVGQKTVHREYETDLQAGDVLRQLSEEFTEMDLFEDGELREYLTILRNGRDIAHLDGLETPLEDGDELSVFPPVAGG; from the coding sequence CTGCGGTTTTTCGCCAACTTCCGGGAGGCCGTCGGGCAGAAAACGGTTCACCGCGAGTATGAAACGGACCTGCAGGCGGGCGACGTGCTCCGACAGCTCTCCGAGGAGTTCACAGAGATGGACCTATTTGAGGACGGCGAACTGCGAGAGTACCTGACGATTCTCCGGAACGGAAGGGACATTGCACATCTCGATGGTCTAGAGACCCCACTGGAAGACGGAGACGAACTCAGCGTGTTCCCGCCAGTTGCCGGGGGGTAA